Genomic window (Gadus macrocephalus chromosome 13, ASM3116895v1):
aaataaatgttgggGCAGTTTAAAAACATTGCTCTGCACGTCTAGTCCTTAtgaaacggtgtgtgtgtgtgtggctggcctGTAATGACTAGTTGAACATCATCTTCAACCAAAAATGTATATTGCATTTGAACCTTATTAAACGCTCAAAATCACAATACGATAAAGTTATGTCACCTGTCTTGTAGTTAGAGTTGGTATGACTTGCAGATCACCAACTGAAAAACGATAAGCTGAGAATTGTAGGTGTGAAATACAATGGCAAACCTAGAAAGTAGAATTGCTTGGCAGGGTCACCttattagatatatatatatatatattataccggcacacacacacacgcgcgaacacacacacacacgataaagaCCTTCCATTGGGGGAGAAGTTATTGCAATAACAGTATGACTGTCATCATCTGGCATTCATTCTACATTTACTTCTCTCCCCATGTTCCTGTTGGTACATCTTTACGAGTAGTTCCAAACTGAGAACAAAAAAGTAGAGTCAATGTTATAGAagcatagatagatatatatatatagatatatagatatatagagatatatatatatatatatatatatatatatatatatatatatatatatatatatatatatatatatatatatatatatatatatatatatatatatatatatatatatatatatatatatatatatatatatagagagagagagagagagagagagagagagagagagagagagagagagagatatatatatatatatatatatatatatatatatatatatatatatatatatatatatatatatatatatatatatatacatacacacacacatcgggtCCAAAAAGTACAAGCGGTCAAACTAAATTATCAACACGTTTAAGAGCACTGTGTACTTACTGATAATGGTGATCACGATGATGATTAAGACTGCTATTAGGATGGCCCACATCTTCAGTACACAAAAAAGAAAGTACAGAAATCCATTAATAGTAGTTTTCACTATGCGTTTGCATCTATGGTTCATTCCGAATTCAAATGAACATGTGCACTTCATTAAACATGAGCAACGAATGTTGTGTCATGCTTTAATTCAATATGCAAATGCAGTCATATATGACTCGATTATTGACGGTAGTGTTCTGTATCAGGGCACCTTGCAGTTCTTCCACCAGAACTTCCTCTTGAGCTTGGCAGCGCTGGTTTCAAACTGGGACGCTCCTGCCTGTAGTGCATCGGCTCTGTCATCCAGTTCAGATAGCTTCTGGTCACGCTCCAGCACCTTATCCACGTTAACACGCATGATGTCCACCACCTGCTCACAGGAATAAATGCATCGCATCCAACAACATTACTAACTTGTATTGCACATTCTTATCCTTATAGTGCATTATTAATATTTGACCATAGAATATCCTCCTTAAAAGCTTCAGAGCCCATGCATGACTTGCATTATCATGGGAGACATTGATTCCATGAATAAATGTCTGCCATCAGAAATGTATTAAACACTTTTTTGCTTTGCGGTACTACAGGGGATTATGTGAGGCTCCTACAGACAACAGAGCTAAAGTGTAGCATAGAGGAACAAGAGAGGAATCAAAGTAGACTAGTGATTAAAAGAGGTTTTTCTGTCAAAAGTGTAATTGGTGCAggctacacacgcacgcataatCCGATTGTCGTTCTGCTAGCGAAACATGTGCGAGAGGCACTTCCTGGTTACCAACAGTAACAGCTGACAGTAGCTGCAGTCTCCCTCTGTGATTATACAACTAATCTCAAGTGCCAAGAAAAGAGCTTGACAAAGGACAGACCAAATGAGCTGAAAGGAAAACGATTACTTGACAAAATGGAATCCCTGTGAATTGGTTTCCATTTTCTAGCGGCTGTCGATGGGATATTCTCATCTTTTGCATCTTCCATCTATACAGGTTATCTTCTATGGTTTGAAACAAAAGTTAATGTATTAAACTTAACTTCTGTGAGATAGCGGTCATTCATTGATTTATTTAGCTTTGCGAGTTTGATCACTTATGTTTAACCTATGGGGAATAGATATTACATATTCCAACACTTCGTTACTACTTTTCATGACATACTTTTTGGATAATTTTCGGTTCAGTGATAAAACGTATTAATGATATTAATGTTAAAATTAGCATTTTCTGGTTGTGGCCATTGAGGGGCCTTCAATTAAGCAGTGATACATTTTCCTGTTGAGGGTCTGTCAATGATGTCAGACAACACAAGTTAGCAAGTGGAACAAACTACAATTGAACGATTCAAATTCTTTCATGTGAACACAACATTTCCAAGATGTAATTTGTCCTAAGGGCCTTCCATAGTAAGGAAATGCAAAGCAACGTGATGCTTTCAAGCTCAGTGTAGCTCCCGGCATAACTCCTTTCATGAGCGAGGCATATAGTTCAAAAGGTTCTGTACCTCGTCCACTTGGGCCTGAGTCTGTTGGAGGCGCCGGTTCCCTTGCTCCATGCCGGAACCTTCTCCAGGATTGGGATTAGACCTAGTagtaaaaacaaaagaaaaaaagaactatgtgCATGATATCTACTGTCAACTATGAGGTCTAATTCAATACAACAGATTCTCAGAAAAACAATGAGATTTCATGCCACACCGCCCTTAACATCCAATTAGGATTTTGTTAACAAAATAAACCGGAAAGAATTCAGTTTAAGTGTTATATTGGAGTTGGTGTTTAGACATGCAATCCTTATTTTAGAATTAGAATTTTGCCAACTTCAATTAAAAGATAGCCAGAACATAAGTCAGCAGACGCATTCACATTCTCCAGATACTAGGGACCAAATAGGAAAATAAGAATATTAACCTGCTGTCGTCAAACAATGGTATATTTTCCAAATATTATATgtttttatacatttataaGAAAAATGTTATAGGTGTCATGAATCCCTGTAGAAAAGCCTGATATACAATGGCCCTACCTACTCTTATGTGGAACTGTAAATGGTTACTTGCCCCATCTTATGGTCATAGAAAGTGttgcagactttttttttaccatgaaaagatagctaggatactCTGCGTAGGTTGAAGGCCGCGAGCAGCATTCCAACAGACACATGTTGTCTTGTATATTAATGTGATGGTCTGAGGTCTTTGCTTAGTGCTATTGACTTATCACACAGGCTACATGATATTATGGCAGGCAGAATATGCAGGCTCCGAACCATTCCTGAAGCAAGACACTCACATGAGCACTTTTTCCACACACAACCACTTAGGTTGAGTGTGGAAGCTGTTCCAATAGGAAAAGGaagtttcagtttcagttcCCTTTAACCTTTTCAAAATTGCAAGGTTCAACATGAAAGATGTCGGTGGACTCTACTGAAAGTGTGTGTTAAAAAGGATGTGACACTTGCAGGCATTTCCTTCCAGGCATTTCCTTCCATTCTTTCAAGCAACTTGGTGCAAAGCATTAATTCCCGAGGGGCCTGTTGACTTTGAGTATTAAACTCAAACTAAACGTAATGAAGGTGGGGATAAACGGTTAACAATCTTATTTTCAAAGCAAAATAAGTTATTTTATAGATCTGCGAGGAGATTTATATTCCATTTTTACTGAGGCCATAACAAAACACCATATTATTTATACTAGATACACTCCTTGGCGTGATAACTTATCTCATGCGGTTTAATGGGGCTAACCGAACACAACATATCATATTATAGCCCAATAATTGGGCCTAGCCAGGTTTGTTTGTTAAGGTTCAACTAGATATTTGCCTGAATAAGTTTGTCACATGATACTTCGTCGTTTGTCGTAAATTAGTCTTAGTTAATTGATTTTATCGGTGAATTTCTACTTTTAAGGAATGCATTTAGTATATATATGACTCGGCAAGGCTAGATTAAGTTAGCAATTACTTTGCATCGTATTCCAAAACTTTTGCACAGGCTAGCAAAGTTTGGGCGTTGTTAAACTTCTCTTAACTATTATATCTGTTGGAAAAACCAAACACTTTACAGTAGTTTCCGACACTATAACAATCATTCGTTTTCCTAACTATGCACATATGGATGGTTTACTTACATTGTAAAATGACACTTGTTGGTCGATATGAGTGTGCGCTGTGTCGACTTTAAAAGCTAAGGCTAATGGTGTCAAGCCGTAACAGTTCCTGTCTTGGGCTCTTAAAGCGACAGTACAGAACATTGTTTCACCTCTAGCTTAGGCCAGAGCTAGGCAAACTGTTTTACTCAAACGTCTCAACTGACAACTGTTTTTACGCAAGCGGCTCAATGACTATCTGTTTTTACAGTTGGTCATTTAGCGTCCACATCGGCCGATATTTATGAGAGGCATAGCTTGCCTTTATCCTCATGCTCCACAAGGTCGGCGCGGTCACTTTACGTTTTTCTGACTTGATTCAGAAATTGTATTGAATTATGTATCAGTGTGTATCACTGTAAGGCGTAGCCCAAGtgtaatgtattattttttatatagcttTCCCTTTATTTTGCTATTTATATGCCCTTCTTTTAGCGGGTAAAAGTCAGCCGCAGGTTCGATATTCGCTGGATATTCGGTTTTCATTTACCCCGCAATCGGCTTAATCAACACAATTGCACTTCATTGCGGCTGTAGTATATTGAGGACAGCATAGGACACCGTATCAACAAAAATCCCAGCGACATGTTGCTCACTATCGATATCTGTGCGAGAAATGCTCTTAAATCAACGTCCTGCCTGCtatctgttttagggaccgtctacaaattacaccccacagactggtggcataaacgttaccatggaattgtttcaggaaagaaatcaccacaaatcacttgaaacatattttctcattctgattgctgtagtacttgccaatggtgggcttttacttactacgggtcattatttgttgatattttgcataatagtgaaacaggatgaaattaatagctaaaatattcaccaaaaatctataaaactattttttttcattctgatttctgtagtacttgccaatggtgggcttttacctactacgggtcattatttgttgacattttccataatagtgaaacaggatgtaggcctaatgaatagCTAAAATATTTACCAAAAatcattaaaaatacattttctgattctgattgctgtagtacttgccaatggtgggcttttatttactacaggtcattatttgttgacattttgcattatagcgaatgaggatgcaatcaatagtttaaaatattcaccaaaaatctatAGAAATAAATCTTCTCATTATGATTGCTGTAGTaattgccaatggtgggcttttacttactacgggtcattatttgttgacattttgttGAAATTATACCATAATGTTATAAGAAATACGGTTACTGGCAGCTATATCAAAGcataagaaaatgtattttcattcATCACTgggctttgtttttgtttaagaGATAGCCTACAGCCATAATTACTAATctgttattaaaaaatgtcttgTTAACAAtgccttttgtgtgtttttcataaTTACTCCCATCCTATTTCACAAAAAAGGTCACCCATAATAAGTAGCAGGTTACCATTAGCAACAAGCCTAGTAAACAGAATGGGAAAGTTTCCTTTTGTTGAATATTTCAAACcattaattgcatcctcattcgctataatgcaaaatgtcaacaaataatgccCCGTAGTaggtaaaagcccaccattggcaagtactacagcaatcagaaagAGAAAATGTAGTTTCATTGATTTTTtgtgaatattttaaactattaattgcatcctgtttcactattatttaaaatatgaacaaataatgacgcgtagtaagtaaaagcccaccattggcaagtactacagcaatcagaatgagaaaatgtagttttattgatttttggtgaatattttaaactattaattgcattgtgtttcactattatgcaagatgtcaacaaataatgacccgtagtaagtaaaagcccaccattggcaagtactacagcaatcagaatgagaaaatgtagttttattgatttttggtgaatattttaaactattaattgcattgtgtttcactattatgcaagatgtcaacaaataatgacccgtagtaagtaaaagcccaccattggcaagtactacagcaatcagaatgagaaaatgtagttttattaatttttggtgaatattttaaactattaattgcatcctgtttcactattatgtaaaatatgaacaaataatgacccgtagtaagtaaaagtccaccattggcaagtactacagcaatcagaatgagaaaatgtatttctatagatttttggtgaatatttcaaactatgaattgcatcctcattcgctataatacaaaatgtcaacaaataatgacctgtagtaaataaaagccccccattggcaagtactacagcaatcagaatgagaatatgtgtttttattgattattggtgatttctttcctgaaacaattccatggtaacgtctatGTCACCAGTCCGTGGGGTGTAATTTGtggacggtccctaaaacagattGCAGCCGGACCGTAGATTACAGCGCTGTTCTtgcacagataataataataataataataataataataataataataataatacatttaatttagaggcgcctttcaagacacccaaggtcaccttacagagcatatagtcatcattcaaaactatgtaaaacagactaggaataaaaggaaaacagaggttaaacatgaagaataataataattaatgacactcaaagacgcctaaagtgaaggggggacctcactaaccaccaccaatatgtagcacccacttgggtgatgcacggcaaaTCTCGATATCGATATCGATAGCAACAACTAATTTCGGTGTGATTTTTTGTCAATACGCTGTCCTATactgtcctcaacatactacacCCGTAATATAGTGCAATTGTGTTGATTAAGCCAATTGCTGGAGGAATCTGATTGCAAAActgaatatccggcgaatatccaACCTGCTGCTAACTTTTACCCGCTCCTACATTTCAATAATTAAAGTCTACCAAACTAAAAGTCTGTCATTTCCACAGGGCAGTATGAAATTAATTCTCCGTTCCAACGAAGGTGCGTCTTGTGTCTCAAGATTAAATGGAACATAGACACAAGACAGGAGCCGAGATGGAGTAGATGTCCAAAGTCCAGCTGTCCTCGCCTGTAGCAGGTAACACAGGTGATGGTCCAGAGCTCTTCCGCAGAGAGCTCTATTGTTTGTGTCCACACattcatttaaataaattatatgTATTTGATTAGCCGTACAGCCCCCTTCATTGGCCTTGTCTTTTTATAGCTCCACCCCTGGCATTTATGCCATAACCCTGGCCCTCCCTCTCCGTTGATAAAACTACACTAGCTGGACCACTTCTGTAAGTAAAACTAAaatactgctgctgctactactactataggAACTTCTTAAGGGGTCCCtgcttgttttttgttgttgcattatAGCTCCCAATTGTCCTTATAGGTGCACATATTAACACATGTACAATTCATGTTTGCTGAAAAGGAGGATGACCCATTTTGACTTTCCAACTAAAGAGGTGGGGTAATGTTTAAATGTATGCTTGAATCAACTTGTATTAACTAAAGATAGATTGTGAATGACTTTGTTATTTCATTGTTTAACAAAAACCTATCTTAACCTATCTGAAAAACCTAATGAAATCTTTTGAGTGAGCAGCTATATAAatgcataatatatataaacagaatCCACATAAAAAAAATCTCCACTTTGATATAGGGGAACCAGAAGTGAAATCTTATACCCTTTGACAATAAATATGTCAAaagttgtaaaaaataaaacaatgtaaaTATTGTATTTGCGGTTTCCACTAAAAAGTGAATTCTTCGGAATTCCTTTCACATTTCCTCCATAATACTGCCCTAACCACAATATCATAATATAATCTTTGATTTAACCACTATGAATAATAAAGCAttaataatttatattttgtttattactCATTTGTACTGATGTAGGCCATTCATATATTCTACAAAGTTGCATTTAAAGAAGTATGGTTTGCTTTTAGCAAAATATAGGTGATTAAGACTAGAACCGTCTCAACCTTTTACCAGAATAACATACGATTGACACTTGATCATATTGTTTGCACCCCAAAACCTATATATTGACAATACACCATATTGTCAGCTGTACATACTAAATCAAAAAGGAATAGTGCAGCCATTTTTGTATACAAACCCCTCCCGGCTTTATTTAACAGAACAACATaatgtagccccccccccccccccactccccacccCAGAGAGCTACATTCCAGAGCCCCCGTCCACTCCATCTACCGTGGCTTCAATGCCAAGGTCCTGGAAATGCAAGATGCACATTAGTTGTAACGTACAAATGTGGTTGTAAGCATGTGGTTGTAAGCATGTTCTCCCTGTGCAGTTGTGGAAACTTACCAGGTTCACGCTCACTCCTTGCTCTTCCCCTCCAACATACTGCAGCTGAGAGCTCTCCTGTGAATAAATTGAAAACTCTATGATTGAATGCTGACTATATTATGATTGTAGTTAAATTGTGAATATGAAGATAGTGTCCTCTCCCACTCGCTCTTGCAGACTTTCCCTACCTCACGCCATATCGAATAcacacagtgtctgtgtgtggctggAATCACATTCAGaaccccttccctcctcccggATAACACACTATGTTTtcagtttgttttttaaatccaGTGAATCCCTGCTGTGTAGGCTGGTTATTTGATATATAAAGTATGGGCCTCTAAGTAATGTGGCAAATGTTAATGAGCTTAGTCTGGTATTCGGTTCAGATGAACACAAGTCAGAGCACAGTGATGGAGAATGTCCTGGTGGCTCGCTTGATTGGGTTGCACTTTATCCCCGTCTTGGGAATGTTTACCTGCTTTCATTCATTTAGCTGAACCAGGGTTTCCTAGAGGAAGGGTTTAGCCCTGGTGTAATGTATCACTGAGATAAAATCACCCTTTGTGTAAAGATTTAGTTTGTAGATCCTCTCTGATTACTGACttttaaagtattttttaaaaaactCAACAACAACCTAGAAAGAAACCAGTCGACGATAGTGCACATATCCAAACACAGAAACGGGCTGATAGGTGCAATGTCTTACAAAGAGATCTAGGTATTTATTTTAGCTATTCAATTACCAAAATAGGCCATacaaaacataacataaaacaGTCAATAACAAAATGTAGACAATATTTAGCAGGATCTGTACTATATCTTGTATTTTACTATTATGCATGTTAAAACTTATATATACTTGCATAAAATTTGTAAAATTCCGGAAAATGTATCACCAAAACAAATATCATACCATAAGATAATATCAATGCATATTGATTGTTGACGATAGCAAAGACTTCAAACTTAAGTATCAACCTCACATCAAGAATGATTTTTATGGCTGTGTAGGTGCACTATGTCTGACAATTttatcatgcatgtgtgttctgcatgcatgtgttgcaTGCATGTTGTAGCACTGTGCTTCTACCCTAATGAAAACCCCTAACAGAACTCACATAGCTGGCATCCACCTCTATCGGTCCCTCTTCCTCGCTCTGGCTCTCGCTCTGGCTCTCGTTCTCACTCTCCCTAGAGCAGCCTGCAGGAAAACATTCAGCAGAGCGCTTCTCTCTCACAGGCTGAAGGAAATCTGCTGCTGTGGATTTCTGCAGGGATGCTATGGATTGAAAACGACCAGAGAATATGAAGACGCACAGTAAATAAAGAAGACAGGTGCCTCCTAGTGTTTGGTTATTAAAGTCCTCTGGTTACTTACCTCCCTGGTGGATGTATGCGATCATGAGCATTAAGGTCAGCAGTGGGACAGccatgtctctctcctgtccaaCTGTCTCTTGCACTTCAGTGTGGTTACCCTGGCCGTCTATGCAATAATGCTTAGTTGCCACGCCCACTATCAGCCTGCTACCACGCTTAAAGGGACATGGTGTAAGACTTAACACCGTTCATCTACATGTCCATAAAGATTGATGAAATCTTTTTTTGTTATGTGAAATGATACTCAATAAGCTAACACTAAGCTTgttaaataatacaaataacacAGCATTTGCTTTGAATGAACAATCATAGCTAAGGTCAATTGAGAAATGTTGCAGAAGGAAAAAGTCTTGCACAAAGACTGATATTTATATTCTATAAGCttggtgcgtgtgcgtttgtgtatagAATAAAGATAGAGTAGGGACATATAGATAGAACTAGCCGAGGTGAAAGTGAGAATATTAAGTTGGCTACTTCTCAAATGATGCTAGGATAATTTCATTACAAATGCCCGAATATAAGGGGATACAACAGGGACACTGAATAAGGGGTTGGGCGTTGAATAGCATAtaactcctctcctcttcactcGTTTGATAATGGTCTAGGGCTTGAAACGTCAAATTCTGCTATTTAGATTACAGTTTATCTTGCTATTTGTTCAAAATGCTTTATTTAGACTGTAAGACTCAAATCCTGTCATACAATATGATTGTCTAACAAACATAATTCGATTTATAAAATGGGCTTGTCATGTGACCTAAATAGCAACTACCACATCAACGTGTCTTCAGATCCTAATAATCCACAATTCAAAATAATGGATCAATAATCCACAATAATGTACAACCACCGATGTAAATTCATCAAAACCTATGTTGCCTCTTCATTGTCTTTTATTTGAGCTGTCTGAAAGACAAATGTTAGTGACTTAAAGACAATGATAACCACGGTAATTGTGGCTATATTTGTATTTGCCTTCCTCAATTTGAGCcaataaaaacaaagcaaacattTAGGTGGCCGTAGTAGGACAATGTTGTGAGAAGATGTTGCACTTCACTTGTAATATGGGGATAATGCTACTGGTAGAAGTGGGAGGCATTTGCAGCATCACCGCACACTACAAACATTTGTAGGTAGAGTTAAGAGTCAATAGGGTATAATATGGTAGTCTGTAAATGTTTTTGAATTTAGATTCATGGTATAACATGGTATAATATGGTAGTCTGTAAATGTTTGTAGGTAGTTTCAATTCATGATATATGGTATGATATAAGATAGCCATTTGACTACCTTTAAGCGTTGCTTGTATATCGTACCAGTGTTGTGGTGGGCTTTTGCACCATGCCATTTGTTTCTGTATAAACTGTTCAAGAATAAAGAGTCATCAAAATTTATAACAACTAGGCtaatttatttgaatattaaacaacaaacatacaataatcaGAGGTCTCAGATGGGTGTtcgttctgtgtctctctaagAGCTCCGCAGGTCCAATGCATCGGCAAAAGCAAAAAACTTCTTATACTTGTCACAGGTCTTAAAAATGCTGAGCACAGCTCTGCTCCCCAATAAATCTATTGCATTGGTTAATCAGATGGTAGTAAACAACAGATGGAACTCCttgttgtttccccttcatCATCCAAGCCCTGTTTAACATTCCTTGTACAGTCCAGCCACCCTACCTGTTTCTAGTGTCATTCTTGTACCTGGGATAAACCGGTCACAAGGGAGCAGGGATCCCCTTTATGCATGCTTCATCTTGATGAGAACACAGGAAACTTGTCCTATTGGTAAATGTAATTCGATTTGATCTTTAACAATTGCAATGTGAAGTCTCATCTGTCCTAGACGCAATATATCTTAAAGAAATTGACAGGACAGATGTCATAAAGCGGGAGACGTAGCGGTGCATTATCGGTTGAAGCCTTTGACCATTGACCAACCCAAGGGGGTCAGGGTTAAAGGATAATCATCAAATGGCAGTTAgagaaacagtgtgtgtgtgtgtgtgtgtgtgtgtgtggatgatagCATTTTTTCTGAATATAGCATTGACAATTGCTATGATGAATCAGTAAACATGGAGGATCAATTCCTATCCAGGTAGGGGGGAGCTATTCCAAATGCGTTTCCGCCATCCTTATGC
Coding sequences:
- the vamp3 gene encoding vesicle-associated membrane protein 3; translated protein: MSNPNPGEGSGMEQGNRRLQQTQAQVDEVVDIMRVNVDKVLERDQKLSELDDRADALQAGASQFETSAAKLKRKFWWKNCKMWAILIAVLIIIVITIIIWNYS